DNA from Kitasatospora acidiphila:
GGCTGATCCTGGACCGCTGCCGCTACCCCGCGGCGGTGGCCGAGGTGGCGGCCGACCTCAACCTGCCGGTCTCGGTCACCAAGATCCTCTTAGGTGACCTGATCGCTCAAGGCCTGCTGACGGCGCGTCCCCCGTTGGCGGTCGCCAAGGTCAGCGGCGGCGTGGACCTCGCCCTGCTGACCGCCGTACGTGACGGACTGCGGAGACTGTGATGACGAACGATCAGGCGGCCCCGGCCGCCGTCAAGATCCTGATCGCGGGCGGCTTCGGGGTGGGCAAGACCACCCTGGTCGGCTCGGTCAGTGAGGTGACCCCGCTGCGCACCGAGGAGTACCTCACCAAGGCCAGCGTCGGGGTCGACTCGCTGGATGGGGTGGGCGGCAAGGACACCACCA
Protein-coding regions in this window:
- a CDS encoding DUF742 domain-containing protein, which produces MNAHWSEDDFEYGDDGADSMVRPYTITRGRTMPERDDLTLITVLSTVASAIVPGRRLQPEHRLILDRCRYPAAVAEVAADLNLPVSVTKILLGDLIAQGLLTARPPLAVAKVSGGVDLALLTAVRDGLRRL